A part of Salmo salar unplaced genomic scaffold, Ssal_v3.1, whole genome shotgun sequence genomic DNA contains:
- the LOC106577334 gene encoding uncharacterized protein, with protein MERPIPPPFSPDSQQPSLPVSKEEVPPEQQERSPRLGLEDPEPTKQEELWTNQEEQQLESDSRVSEPTRDSQLLSAVNPECSAAQSENGKVHQSPSTSSEQDSSNVESNKASNFCNWSDENISVTDSNSSDSSSCTKEDSEARKPAKRTCHSSGVLNEPSDLSNLCDENNPGTEISPSDGNKDMNIQTDSGSHNPAKRICQRVHSVAVARRGSGEMASCSHPKVPGSTPDYTHCMHCQAAKSSTPVEPKSEI; from the exons tccccctcccttctctccagaCTCCCAGcagccctctctccctgtctctaaaGAGGAGGTTCCCCCAGAGCAGCAGGAGAGAAGCCCCAGGCTGGGTCTGGAGGACCCAGAGCCCACAAAACAAGAGGAACTCTGGACGAATCAGGAGGAACAGCAGCTGGAATCTGACAGCAGAGTATCAGAACCAACCAGGGACTCTCAGCTCCTCTCTGCAGTAAATCCAGAATGTTCTGCAGCTCAGAGTGAAAATGGTAAAGTTCATCAGAGTCCCAGCACTTCTTCAGAACAA GATTCTAGTAATGTGGAATCAAATAAAGCATCTAATTTCTGTAACTGGAGTGACGAAAACATCTCAGTTACAGACAGCAACTCTTCAGACAGTAGCTCCTGCACTAAAGAAGACTCTGAGGCACGTAAACCAGCAAAGAGAACATGCCATTCTAGTGGTGTGCTGAATGAACCATCTGATTTGTCTAACTTATGTGATGAAAACAACCCGGGGACTGAGATCAGCCCTTCAGACGGCAACAAAGACATGAAcatccaaacagactctgggtcTCATAATCCAGCTAAGAGGATATGTCAGAGGGTGCATAGTGTTGCGGTAGCAAGACGTGGGAGTGGAGAGATGGCCTCCTGTTCCCATCCCAAAGTGCCAGGATCCACTCCAGATTACACCCACTGCATGCACTGTCAAG CTGCAAAATCGTCAACTCCTGTTGAGCCAAAAAGTGAAATCTAA